Part of the Cyprinus carpio isolate SPL01 chromosome A1, ASM1834038v1, whole genome shotgun sequence genome is shown below.
ATTACAGAACATCACTGTTCTCAACTGTtgaataattacatattaaatttgattttgtactctctctacacacatcacacacattttttgatgatgttttgtgACAAACTTCTGCTTGTTTTGTTGTCTATATGAACCATCGTGTAAGGACACACCCACAGGATTGTCAATCTGGTTCAGTTTGTTTTCTGGAGTTTGTCATTCTCCTCATCTTCTAAAGACACCAACACACCTGACATCTCTGTAATAAGAGCAACAGCTGTCAAAGAAAACAGTACAAGGTCAGGTAggtttggaatttttttattttttgcctcttCCTATACTAAATTGGCTGCTTTATTTTACAAACCACATTCATCtgtttttgtgaatttctgtTTTTGCCAACCAAAAGCGTgcataattttatgtaaaaattgttttgttaaaattttaaacagcCGTAATGCATAAAACTCCTCTATTTCTCTTCCACATGGTTTTCATAGACCTTCCCTTAGAGAAAATTCAGTTCTGCAAAAAAGCTTGAAGGATTAGTATTTCTACAAGGTACATTTACATTCCCAAGGTACAGTTGAGATTTTCAACTTTCTGCTTCAGTGCTATATTTAACTGATTGATTTGTATTTACCATCTCATTGAATgtgttatttgtttaaatgtagttTGAGTCTATTCCTATGTCTTTATTTGTCTTTCACACAGTCGTCATCATGGTGAACGGTACTCTGAATGAACTGCCCCAGATAAAACACTCCGGCTTCGGTCAGCCAATGCCGAGACATGGCCTGAACCTGTTGTATTGGTTTGCTCATGACTATATCGACTTCAGAAATGGGGAAATTGTCTCCAAATATACTCCTCGCGATAAACGCTTTGGCTTTCACAAGTTcgaaaatgatgatgatgatcccATTGTGCCCCGTCAGAATCTCCCATACTATGAGGTGGGCAACCTGAACTCTCCAGGAGCAGACGAACTCCCAGATTATGTCAGGGCAAAATACAACCAGAACATTCTTGACAGTAACAAGGATCGCATTATTGTGTGTCAAGACACCAATGGCAACTTCAGCGGTGTGTATGTGACTGAACACTTGAAACATGACTTGAAACTATTCGACAGCAGCAGAACCTACTGCGTGAGCCTGCATCTCCTCGAGACCATCAAGAACATGAGTCAAGAGCAGTTTCTCAAACAGACATCCAACACTCAAGAAGAGCGTGCCAGTCAACCCCGCCCCTCCAACACTAAAGAGGAGGATGACAAAAGCAGAGTGCAGATACGTGAAGCGACTGCGCCTAAAGACAATTCCTGCTCATGTACCATTCTTTAAATACAAAGATCTACTAACTCATTAATATTCTCTCGTTCTGTCCATGGatgttatgatgatgatgatgattattattataataatactatgttttatataaagtctCTGTTACTGATGGGGGAGTTTGAAAAAAATTCATGAAGATTTGAAACTttcatgaatgttttgtttttttatcatgcaGCAGACatattgcaaatttattttttttttgttttgaagctttcatgtttgttttgtttttttatcatgcaGCAGACATATTGCAAACTGACCAAGAGTAGAATGCATTTACGTTTATCATACGAAGCAAGTGGtgcacatttattattcatgCTGCTTTCATATTCTAATCTTCATGTTCCTCTCCTATTATTATATCTCTTCTATTTTATATACGGTTTCTCTGGCTTcgtttgaaataaaattactctgGTAACTCACACTTTGAGTGATTGTTTCTtactgttaatgttaataaatcttCTCTTTCATGCTGTAGGAAATTAAATCTCCTTGAAAGCATGTGAATGTGAGGGAGACTTCAAACTTTGTTAAGAAGCCTATCCCTTGCATAACAAACTGTAGCCCAACTATGTGCAAATCAAAGTTTAATTATCATAAAAAGCCTTATCTTGATTTGGCATGTGGTCTAGTTTTTAATGAAAGCAATAAacagcaaataattttttttttatgatttttatgttaTATGATTAATTTGAGCCATTTTGTAAGTATTTCTTGTTTTTTCGTTCTCGTTTTGATGACTGATCACTTAATCAGAGATAGACTGTAGATGTTACTTGCTTTTGAAATTGACAAGTGGTTAATGATATGTAAATGTAGCATATGTGAGTAAATATTTAAATCCTCAATGACTGATTCTTTGATTGCACTCTATTTGCCATCCAAATATTTCTCCATGGAGTCACTCGTCCCCTGAAACATGATCAGATTCTGTTTGCAGATCTTTGCATGACTCACATAAAGACTTGTCAGGGTACGAACACTCCCATCACTTTTTTATATAGTCATTCTTCTGTTGagttattcttttattgtgttgtgTCGTATTGGTTTGGGAGTTTGAGTAATGTGAGTTGGGTTGTGGGATACgattgagcaaggcaccgaacccctaactgctccccgggtgccgcagcataaaatggctgcccactgctccggggtgtgtgttcacggtgtgtgtgtgtgtgttcactgctgtgtgtgtgcactttggatgggttacgaattctgagtatgggtcaccacacttggctgtatgtcacgtcacttttttttagtAAAGTTGGATTCATTTTATCATGTGTTTATATAACTTATCATTTcactattattaacattatattaaaattatttacacgTGATACACGtgtaaacaacatttttgtttaagaACCTAATTACCAGAAATTTGGTGAAAACACTGAACTGTTATGTTCttgttattttttcctgttttcctcttgcttttaaaaatgaaaatatgctgtttgtttttaattttaaatctgtgtatTAAAGCTTGTCTACAGTAATTATAATGTCCATCATTCTTTGAATTTAAGATATAATGTTGAGCTTTGCATGTTTATCACTGGattcttttaatgattaattatttattaagtaaatatttctgattgagacagacagaagataaaACTTGAGACTCTATCAATTAAAAAGCAGCGATAAGAcatttaatatatcataaaatataaaccGCTTCCCATGTAGATGATAACAATTATgaatactgtataataaaattaatatttaataagaatTCTGAATATGAGTGAGACATTATTATGCCCCATCTGCTCTAATGTGTTTCTAAGTTTCAGTTTCCATAGTATGAGTTTCTATTCCTCAAAACAGAAACTGACACACACACGTACAGCCGTCGGACAACTAGTGAGTTTTACTGCAGTGTAGTTCCTGTCATGAGTTCACTGACATCAGCAAACATCCTGTCGTGTCTTAAGAATGAAGAAGTCGCTGCCGAAGATCTAGTTTGGCATCTACTAGGTAAGACATATCATTTGTTTCTATATATATgtacacccacacacatatatcagTTTTGTGTAAGTGATAagtatctgaaaatgtattttatctaGTTTCTTTTGAGCTTGCTGTTTGGTTTTGGTCAGTCAAGGACAAAAACTTTAATGTGCTGCCTTTGAGAGAAAAACTGCAGAACAGATCAAAGATTCAAATCAAGAGATTCGAAAACTGAGCTGAGAGTACTGTAAATAGCTGTTGGTAGCTGAAAATACCATCAAATTAGCCCAAATGTTTAGAAAATGAACATATATATGGCAGAAACAGAACTTTATGAAAAACAGATATTCCATTTCTGCAGAACTTATGATGACATTAACTGATTTAAATGAAGTTCTGATGAAGAACTGATTTATGTTCCTTCttggttttacagttttttttgtaattgtacattttatattaaaaaacataatattataacatttattgcaTTGAAAGTGTACTTTCTTTCAACAGGATTGTCAGGAACATGGTGAGAACCTTGAATAATTTGTCTGATCTGAGACAGACCGGGTTTGGTCAGCCGCGTCCCAGACACGGTCTGAGTTTATTGTGGTGGTATTCTCATGATTGTGTTCGGATTGACTCTAACGGTCGTATGATTGCACAGTACAACCCTGCAAATGGAGCGTTTGGTTTCCATCGATTTTATAATAGGGACAGACTTCTTCCTAAATCTAACCTACCATACTATGAGGTGGGCAACCTGAGCTCCACTGATTCACTGCCTGATTATGTCACTGAGAATTACTCTGGATATTCAGACAACAGCAACAAAGATCGCATCATTGTTTCCTTTGACTCAGGCTGGAACAGATTTGAGAAGATTTATGTGACACAGCACTCAGATCATGTGAAGTTTGACCAGAATCACACCTACTGTATTAGCACTGAACTCATCAAAGACATTCAAGACTTGAACCTTGAAGATTTCCTCAGAGGACGCACAAATCGTTCTGAACATATATCCATAGACATACCTCAGTCAGTGCAGATTCAACCATTTCAGAGTCAGTCCACTTGTGAAGAATGCTGCAACATGCTCTCTTGTGTATTGATTGCTGTGATTGTTATTGCAGCTATTGTCTggttttttaaacattgaaaatataGTTTTCATCCACTGTTGTTTTGTTATTCTAGCTAATTACACAGCTGTCATTAGGTGCTTGTCTCTTTTGGATGAGCTGTTTATTGATTTGAATACAATGAATTACATCTTTTTACATGTTAATTATACGAAACAAGACTGTATGTTTATTACTGCATACTTTTTAATCTTTAAAGTAAAACTAAggaaaaatattactattaatagtaattttaatattggGCGACACATCCCAATCAATGTCTTCAGTGGTTATGCCCGGATTTAtagtcatttagtttttttattcatattagttGTGCTTATTGCTtgacatatactgtattatatattgtttgaCTGTATTACCTTGAAATAAAAGTCCAAAAACCATTGACTtgtatgatattattttaatttaattaactttgccgtaaatttcatattaaatattataaactcTAAACCTGAAtaaattataacacattttaatgtgattaataTTTAATGCTATTAGATATATATGAAATGTGAATATGAGTGAGACATTATACTAGTAAGagtttgattagctggttcaggtgttgctaatcagggttggagctaaactctgcaggacaccagccctccaggactgagtgattataatgggaaatatacttaatcacaagaattaaagtgtgacaaactgccaAATATTCTAttatgatgatttacctgctggcttTCTGGAGCtttgaattcatgtttgcaatgttgtACTGTCTTTAGCAGCCTCCCTTTGACCAGATTCACACTTACCACATTAGCATTTATCTTCTAAAGAGAATTAAAAGGTTGAACCGAGAACTTCCTCAGTGAAACTATGAACGATCAGAGACCTTATCAAATGCATTTTCATCAAAAATCCAACATACGCTCACAGTTTACATCTTCACTTCAGTCACtgcagggtcaaaggtcacaccAATCTACCTGGGATTTCTGTGTATGCTGCACTGTTGCTcttattttgcttgtttgtttacttctTGCTTTCAAAAAGGCACACATAATTTTGTTTACTGTTGTATGTTTTTCTACCAAATTCTGGATGGAATAATTtgaatacatgtaaatgcatGGCATTATATGTTTACGATGAGCGTCACATGTTTTGAGCGTCACATGTTTTCCTTGAATAGTCACtactattatgaaaataaatattcagcatTTAGAGGGACCAAATGTATACTAGGATTTGatattaaagtcaccatgaaaccAAAATTGTCtcgtcttttttttatttgctagaGCTGTTTCTTTTAGATGATTTATCATcacatcattaatttttttatttttttattcctataCCCTTGTAATATTTAGTCGAAATAACTTTCCCTTTCTGCAAGTAACAAAACATGACTGAAAAGGAAGAtggcctgtttaaaaaaaaaatgctttgagaACTCACTTTGTTGTTTCTTATTGTTTAAGCAAATATGAATCTTCTCTCTTAGGATGCAAAAATCTACTTTGAATGATGCTGTACTCTATTTGGCAGCCAAATATTTCCTCATGGAGTCATTTTCCCCCTGATATTGCTATTGAACAACAACTACACCAGTTTCTGTTTGCAGATCTTTGCACACAAGGACGTATCCATATGCTTCAAAAAGGTAAAGCAGATTAGTTTTATAAGATGTTTAGCTGCTTGTTTTATTACGTTATTATTAAACCATTATTAACTTTACATTGAACTGTCAAAGTTGagttgactatttatttatttaataattgaaataatataatttattaacattatttaggCTATATAAACAATTAACGTAGCAGAACAAAGTGGCTGTATACCACAACAGAAATAAGAGGAACATCTCCAAACTgtataacacaattttaaaagtaagaaataaagaaacaGGTACTTTAGAGTAAGaacagtgttttgctttagtattgaagctttcatttattattttgggtTAAACATTTTAATCTATTATATGAATGCCAGAAATACATTAGTCCTTCAAATTACAGTAGCTTGCAAATGTTTATTGGCACTGTTTCTGGTGTTCATATCTGGActtccttgtttttattttacaaaattggAAGATCTTCTCACTAAGGATTAACCATTCATCTTAGACGATCAGCCTTTGTCTGCTTGTAGTTCTGTGTAAGTGATCAATATTTTCAGATATGTTTTACCAAAAATGTTTAATAccattttatggtttttgtttttacattttgcagtgtttctgtaattgtgtattatatataattacaaacctTTCTTTGAAAAACAGGTGCACTATTGTTGGAGaaagactgtatttttttttttttttttgtagtcttacttattgtttgtttttgtctggaACATGGTGAGAACCTTGTATAAACTGTCCGAGCTGAGAGAGACCAAGTATGGTCAGCCGCCTCCCAGACACGGTCTGAGCTTGTTGTGGTGGTTTGCTCATGATTGTGTTCAGATTGACTCGAACGGTCGTATGACTGCAGAGTGTGACCCTGAAAATGGAGATTTTGGCTTTCATCGATTCCATAATAGGGATAGACTTCTTCCTTACACTAATCTTCCATACTATGATGTGGGCAACCTGAACTCCATTCGCTCACTGCCTCGTTATGTCACTAAAAGTTACACAGGACAGTCAGACAACAGCAACACAGATCGCATCATTGCTTCCTTTGACTCAAGGAGGAAAAAATTTGTGAATGTTTATGTGACACAGCACTCAGATCGGACCCACTTTGATCAGAATCACACCTACTGTATTAGCACTGATCTTCTGAAGGACATTCAAGCCTTGAGCCGTAAAGATTTCCTCAGAGTACCCACGATTCATTCTGAACATATATGCATAGACATACATCAGTCAGTACAGGAAGAAACCTGTCAGAATATTAGCAATGAACTTATTGAAGAGATCGAAGAGTCGAACTGTGAAGACTTCCAAAGTGAAACAATGAATTCTTCTGAGCAGTTATCCACAGGCATACATCAGTCAGTGCAAAGACAAACCTGTCAGATTGCTAGCAATGAACTCGTGAAGTATATTAAACAGTTGAACCATGAAGACTTCCTTCGAGAACCTATGAATTGTTCTGAACATGTACCCATAGATGTACTTCAGTCAGTGCAGGGAGAAACCTGTCAGAGTATAGAAAATGAACTCACTGAGGAGATTGAAGAGTCGAACCATGAAGAGCATATGAATCATTCTGAGCAGTTATTCACAGACATACATCAGTCAGCACAGAGACAAACCTGTCAGAGTCAGCCCACTTGTGGAAAACGCTCCACTGTACTGAGACGTGTATTGTATGCTGTGATCATTATTGCTGCTATTGTCTGGtatttgaaataatgaaaatatagttTTCATCCACTGTTGTTATTCTAGCTAATTttgaatacaataaatacatttacatgtattatgAATACTGAGTGACACATCACTTCCCAAGTTTCGTTCTTCATATTTGATGTGCTTATTCTTTGACAAATACAGAGTTTGTATTACCTTGTAGTCGACTTGTTTGATATTgctattttaattaaactaaactaaagtcTATTAACTATGCTATGTGAGGAATGTAATACCTATCTAATTGAGGAATCTATACCTCAATAAAGGTATCTAAATCTATAAGTGccaacaatatatttaatatcaatatcaGGTTTTGAACTGTAAACctgaataaatgattaaacatttcaatgtgaataatatataggcctaataCTATTGAATATATACAAATCTGAAAATGATTTTGATTAATGTTTAGGCATTTTAATGTTgattaaaatctgaaaatgattTACACAACTTAATTCCTGGAAGGCTGGAGCCCTGTAGAGTTTTATTCCAAccttgctccaacacacataccatgtagttttcaaataagcctgaaggacttgattagtttgatcaggtgtgtttaattagggttgaatctaaactctgcagggctctgacCCTCTaggaatgtgtatatatatatatatatatatatatatatatatatatatatatatatatatttaaatatatatatatatatatatactgtcataACATCCATCCCAAAAACTTATatagtttttgtcagtgtttatttaaaaacatccaaTTATGCAGAAGATGGTAAGAGATGTAGGGTACAACTTGGTATAAGGCGCCTTagatattattttcatctaaaccaTTAGATGACACAAAAACGGGGCCTAGCACTTTTCCAAAACATCCGCTTTTCGAGATGCACGTGTATAATTGTCTGATCCTTGAAGCGATCGCACGCAGCAGtgcaaagttgattctgtgcttacttgatctaatattttatgctttttaaaatgttgtagatttaaaTAGCAAATAAGAATATCTAAATTGAATGCATGTATTTTGAGACAAATgtcttctttatgattttcagttttgtttaagatacataaagcaacagtttttaaataacgaaagaatatgtaaaagtatggtatttgggTTAAAATGCGACCCTGCTGTTGGGGATAAAGGCgcacagtaattaacatgataTTAATATTACTGATCCTCCTCTGATACCAGTACAGCAGTTTTGCAGCAGGTTTGTTCTGCACCATTCACTTACAGAGATATGAAGAATAATAGCATGTTTGTCGTCACAGACGCAGATTCTTACAGCTAAATGAACTGGTGCAGtatccaatttttatttatttttttatttttggtctaaTTAATTGCTTTTTGTTAAATAGATCAACTTGGATGACATTGTAGtatcattttaaactttaaatgtgtttttcaattttttttaaactacaccAGACAGTTGTGACATAGAACAGTTTTCCACTATTTCCTTTCAGACTCTGA
Proteins encoded:
- the LOC109072841 gene encoding uncharacterized protein LOC109072841, with translation MVNGTLNELPQIKHSGFGQPMPRHGLNLLYWFAHDYIDFRNGEIVSKYTPRDKRFGFHKFENDDDDPIVPRQNLPYYEVGNLNSPGADELPDYVRAKYNQNILDSNKDRIIVCQDTNGNFSGVYVTEHLKHDLKLFDSSRTYCVSLHLLETIKNMSQEQFLKQTSNTQEERASQPRPSNTKEEDDKSRVQIREATAPKDNSCSCTIL
- the LOC109072889 gene encoding uncharacterized protein LOC109072889, which gives rise to MVRTLNNLSDLRQTGFGQPRPRHGLSLLWWYSHDCVRIDSNGRMIAQYNPANGAFGFHRFYNRDRLLPKSNLPYYEVGNLSSTDSLPDYVTENYSGYSDNSNKDRIIVSFDSGWNRFEKIYVTQHSDHVKFDQNHTYCISTELIKDIQDLNLEDFLRGRTNRSEHISIDIPQSVQIQPFQSQSTCEECCNMLSCVLIAVIVIAAIVWFFKH
- the LOC122145960 gene encoding uncharacterized protein LOC122145960, coding for MVRTLYKLSELRETKYGQPPPRHGLSLLWWFAHDCVQIDSNGRMTAECDPENGDFGFHRFHNRDRLLPYTNLPYYDVGNLNSIRSLPRYVTKSYTGQSDNSNTDRIIASFDSRRKKFVNVYVTQHSDRTHFDQNHTYCISTDLLKDIQALSRKDFLRVPTIHSEHICIDIHQSVQEETCQNISNELIEEIEESNCEDFQSETMNSSEQLSTGIHQSVQRQTCQIASNELVKYIKQLNHEDFLREPMNCSEHVPIDVLQSVQGETCQSIENELTEEIEESNHEEHMNHSEQLFTDIHQSAQRQTCQSQPTCGKRSTVLRRVLYAVIIIAAIVWYLK